The genomic region GTTTGTTTATCCTCAACCTTTCCAAATTTCCCCGTCGAGTCTGCGTTCGGCGCAGATCAATAAGTCGCCATGCGACCAAACCTCCCATTTCAGTATTATACAAATTACTTGTTGGtagaataattttttgcatGAACCTTATCACCGGATTATAGATTAATCTTGTACtcgaaataatttgttttccgATTAAACACGCAGGTAAGTGATGAAAAAATTCGCCAATTATGGCACCCCTCGCactatttttgtttacatttcaaAGGAAAATGGCCAAACTGGATGGAGTAGGCTTAGGATATTCTTACCACCTGCCGTCAGGTGGTTGGGCGCTGAAGATCAGAAGTGTTCTCTCACAATTCAGTGATCTCTTCAGCGAATTCGACAAGTACATAGCACCGGCATACCACCACGACAGATGCGAAAGGTTAGCGAGAGGTCACGCACACTCCactttttcatattttctttgtttaaAGATCGGTTTATATGAGGCTATACTCGATGCACAAACGGGAATTTGTCATGGtgttcattgcatttttcgccTGTTTTGGTCTAGGACTCTTTATCGGAGTGGCAGGTAAAGATAATCACAGATTGATAAGATAGGTACATCAAATAGTGATCGTAGGGCCTCCCATAACGAGCACCACTGAAGTGGACGGGAGATCCTTGTTGACCAAGGATAATCACAGCAATTCAATAGCGACGGGTCCTTTTCTCATGAAGACACCTTCTTTGATGACTTACTCGCAACAACTCTGGGTCATCGCTAAGTTATCAACTGAGAACACTGATGGTAATTTAGCAACAACTAAGTATTGTTGAGTCACGAGTCAGTTGCAGATGAGTCCTTCGACAAGAGTTTCCTAGTGTCGGTCACAATCGAAGGAGTCAACCAAGAACACAAACCCGTGACAATCTTGGACAACAAAAGTACAAGAAACAGGTAGGTCCCGGACAGCTTCACGTTTCGTTACCAAAACGAATCACATTATTTTCAGGACTCGACATTTGACTTGTGAGAATCAAAAATGCGATGAATTCATCGTTTTGCATTTGGGCTACTTGGACTACACTCACTACATCATAACTGTGAATTTCTACGGTCTGGAAGCCTTCCACAGACGTTACAACATCAATCAGTTAACTTTTTACGTAAGTCTGCACGTTATATAGTCGTGGAGTCTGACAGGGAGGTATACGTTGCCCCCACTTATTCTCTCCAGTTCAAGACGTACAATCCGGCTTTCACCCAAATCGAGATTGGATTCAGATTCATATTTCTGTCGGCGACGTTTCTGGTCACGGTAGGTCTCGTTTGGTGTCGTTGCTGTCACTCAAGAGTTTCTTTGCAGTGTTGGTTCGCTTACAGCCTTCGCAAATACGCGATCCACGACTGGTCCATCGAACAGAAGTGGATGTCGCTGTTGTTGCCTCTGCTTCTAGGTTATAACAGTAAGTGTGGTTGGTTGTGTCGACTTGGAGGTAACTGAATGACTGACAGATCCGGTGTTTCCCATGATGTTCCTGGTCAATTCCTGGATCCCGGGAATGATCGATGCTATCGCGCAGGCGTCTTTCCTCTGCGCTCTGCTTTTGTTTTGGCTGTGCATCTACCATGGACTGAGACAAGTGAACAGGTTGAAACGGTCGAGGCTTGAATTGATTGTTTGATTTGCAGAACGAGAGGCGACTGTTGACGTTCTACTTCCCGAAGGTGTTTATCGTGGCCATGTTGTGGTTTCCGGCCATCATTCTAGCCACTTGGCAGAAGTACAGCGAACTGCAAGATCCCACCTACAACCATTCCGTCGATACCGCCAATTTTTATGTAAGtaatttctctttctctcCAAGAACAACACTCAAATTCGCCTGTTCTAGACCCTCAAGGcgtttttcttcatttttgggGTCGTGTATCTCgtatatttgatacttttgatACTGAGGGCCTACACCGAACTTAGGTCGATGCCATTTTTTGGTACTTTTCCAATCTTTCATTTGCCAAAAGTGAACGTATTTTTGCAGGTTTGCGACTGAAATTTCTTACCTTGTTGATGATAGTGGTGATCGTGATCACTTGTGTTATTACGGTGCTGCGTTTCGGCGTCGGAGTTCTTGAAGATAATTTTGTGGCGCAGCTGTCTACGCATTACAACAGCTCTGCCCAATTCATGTCTTTCTACGGACTGctcaatttttacatttataccATGGCATACGTCTATTCGCCTGCTAACAAAGCTGTTCACGGTGAGTTCTAaaccaaaaaagaaacaaatattCTCTTAGATTTTGCAGAATTCGATATTACGAAAGACAATCCGGCATTTTCTATGATAAATGATTCGGATGAAGACGTTATTTATGGATCAGACGAGGAGAGCAGGAGGCCTCTGAACAGGAGCAGGAACGATGACGATAGTGATTAAATATACTAAATGATATTTTAGTTGAATTGCCCTGAAactattataaatgtttgatACATAATCTTTTATAATTCGTGTTGTTAGATATTATTCCTTTGTtgtttaccacttattctttATTGaatttgggtgtaaattgtttatatattttttactgtttgaTGTCTGTAATTTAGGtgtataatattaataaatcaataaaattaaataaaaactctCCCTCGATTCAGTTATAatctacagggtgagcaacaataactgtttcagttggcaataaaaaaatttacttaaaattttcaagactgaattgtacctattttggtttgttttattgacattattgacagctggtatacatttcatgAAGCTCTAATATACCGACTCGGCACCCCCCACTTTTCGTCACGTGTCAGGTCGGGTTTTGTGATCAGGTATTGCGGCGGCCCCAGACCCCAGATATCAGGTTCAAACGtgcaaaataatagttattttcgatATAAGGACGCTGTCACATCATttttcaggtcaggtcaggtgaggtcaggtcaggtgtagtcagtgttttaatttttaatatgatTTACTCTTACATTTTGGCAAGTGGTGCATTGTGGGGGGTGCCGAGTCGGGAAATTAGAGCTTCgttacatttcaaatttaaacgtcttggtttttgtaatgacataaaagtcaccaaaaatcaccagaatttattgccaactcaatcagtacgtgttgctcacacggtatgtACTTACTAACCTTATATCCTAATATACACTGAGccaaaaaagttaaggataatgggccgtatgatttcctcTTCATTAAGACTTATAGACACCCAACGAAAATATCTATTTCGTAACTATACAACCAACCATACAACACCTGCTGACCGTTTTACGACAGGCACTACCATGCAGTGCTAATAATGAGGGGATTAGTATTTGTTACCTCCTAGTGTGAAGAGGAGCACTTCGCCCAAAGGAGACTACCTGCTACCCTCTGCCCTGTTTCTAAATCCCGAGCCGCTTTACGAAATTTCCGTCGGATTCCCCAGaatatgatttaaatttataagtaggaaaataaaaattttgaaattataaatcagtttattttcataattaaataaatatacattatttttggctctgtaattatgttttgtaaatatgtagtgacatgcaggtaaacaccgtactTTACATTACGAGTTCCAAAACAACACagtaaaaaatactaaactttccatctcaattgtttcacgttatttaGGCAgccttgcagattaattcccgccagtaGTAATCTTACGCATATGATGTTGTTGCTTGCCCTGTGCGAACcttgattataattttttagttttgttgtcCGTTTCGGCATtgttgatttcaaaagcactgttacgtttttttactgcttaaattaaagtaattaactaattcttatttgcttttgtctttgtacagcgtgatcaacaatgaccgagtctgttggcaatgaaacaagtactgttttttttttgtctcgtaattcgCACTggctgaatttttttaacttgagacgacattaaaaacatttttggttatgctggttatgtttatgctcttataaaaatgaacctttgatggtaaatttcaaatttgccaaatttcattgttaccaacagactcagtcattcttaaTCACACCGTATTTTCatcaagtaaagatttattggagaTAACCTATAATGGATCAGGGATCTATCATAAATgttacttttgtaatgtaactaaattaaacgTGTTTTTATACCtacatgcacagctcacttgatgaatatttatatgaaataaattataggTATAATAAATccatgtttgatttttttcaagttcAATAGATTTCCACATCACCTAATGAGGTACTATTGGCAATGCGTTAACCTATAAAGGGGATCTCGCCAATAGCCATACTccctaacaaaaaaaaaactatttagtATGTACACatatttaaacaaacaatataAAAGCATAAGAATaacattactgacctattctttcggtgttataaaatggtccaaaactaatttacagaacataaacattaaaactagagttctttttaccaaatttagtaaacaccatcctaaatctgctattgaaagatttaatttaccacgcgaaaacggtggtaggggtttttcaaatctagaaatactgctacaTAATCAAATaacttcactaaaaaattatttcctcaatagagctcgtgagaACACCtcttttaatgctttggtttcagccgataaaggctacacacctttaaatttaagtgataatataatttcagatattgttaagccaaatatacctgacactatagcaaatataaaacagaagtctttacatgggagatactttaaagaactggaacaaccagaagttaatattcaggcctctcatgcatggcttaaaaaatcaaatattcaccctgagacggagggttttatatttgcaatacaagatcgtgttataaatacaagaaataataaaaaacacatatgcggtttacaatcgataattgataaatgtaggatttgcggaactgaaggggaaacaattgaacacatcatttcttcttgcaccgttttggctcaaagcgaatattaaaaacgtcacgatatattcgctaaaattatacacatgaatttagttgttaaattcaatttactaaagaatacacaaccacattatagttatacaccagaaagttgtttggaaaatgacagttacaagttatattttgatagaacaattttaactgacattcatattaagcataacagaccagacattataattttaaataaacttaaaGACTTAAAGACGGTCTTTAATTTTTACCTATGATTTTCCTTTAATTAAGTGTTTAACGACTGTCGTTAgtggttatttttaaataaaatcttaaACAACGGGAAGTAAtgtttaatattttcattaactTGACATTGTTTCCTTAAAGAAGGTATTTAGTTAACGAATGTCTTAAAATAGAGGAAATAATAACgttgggccgtatgatttccctttcattaaagttaaagaacctcgttaaattgttttttctattttgcgtttagaattagtatattaaaagacaagtttcataagaccagtctgaAGCAgaaattcaagattaaaaaacgagtggcgtagccacgacgccacgagttattttaaagaatgagtgcttcaaggtcttatgaaacgagtttttttatactattttttgtaatttgccctttttaagccgtttttaaacaaaaatgtttactttcctcgatttagggattttcgtggcggttggtaatgtcttaattttaaaagtgaaaatttgatcaagtcttcaaagtcgccttttgttttatccaaattctgtcacaaaacacgaatatggaagataatctttcatgtacgcccgctgaaatacgtgaaattgccaaaaatagggtcgcgaatttgttgcttgataaatcctgataaataattctttgcacattttgtaatttaaactgacacgcatgacggatcaagctaTGGCAACctaaaaaattttcgtaaaatgttccgtgaaataatggctataaggacatcccagatgatgacgtcgcgttcgttaatatgtctattagagaatcaaaatggaggcaaattacaaaaaagtcTATTCTAGCATctaaatgacgtcatttgagtgctttaataggtcGTTGGCGTGTTAGAATCATATATCTATTAACTAAGTagttaatagatatttatgcattaagCCTCTACGgcattaagggagatatgaacatGATTTTTCCCTAAGGTTGACGTGGTTATAATCCGAGGGCCTTTGGCCCGAGGAATTATAAGTCAACCCaggggaaaaacatgaatatctcccgtggtgcatacaatattttattttttagtctctctacttaaaagttaaaattttattaaaaatatttagcaggGAAGATTCCGTGAATATGTGGTTGCTATAGTTTCGTTCTCATGAGTTTGTTGCCAACAATGTGGagggcgaaaaaatttgacaaatcccaagggagttgtttttcacaatctgtatctatgacgaaaagaaacaatatcgtgttactaaaaaataataccgagcgatcatttaaaaaataaatccagtttgctttggagcctatgctatagcatgggttgccataggtaacacgccgactccatttattttttaattgatcgcaccgtagaTATTATATACAGgttgtccccaaaaaagaagacgagtccataactccgttatttatcggaagattttaattatctgtacaccaaattaaatggttgttaataggctacaaaatggcctaataaattcaagtatagccctatgggcttcaagggtaaactgtcaaaatatttttttctactaattctgatagagatttatattctgaaaacaacaatgtatcacaaatatacacttaaataccaaaaattcacaaaaaaaaaatgtaaaaaaacgctactatcgtctatgttccattttgcgctaaacattggcggcatatctgcgcaatcccacatgttattatttatcatttgtttttccagctaccttaatttggttattacactgtaacgcagtgcattttgatagcttttcgcttgatgctcgtcatttgtttcaaaagttggtgttattttttttaatgtgaagttataattgtgatacattgttgttttcagaattaaaatctctatcagaattactaataaaaggtatgtaatcccatttgaaaaaaaatattttgacagttaacccttgaagcccatagggctatacttgaatttattaggccattttgtagcctattaacaaccatttaatttggtgtatagataattaaaatcctccgataaataagggagctatggactcgtctttttttttgggacacctgtataatgtattccaactttaaaaaaacgatgcttggccatgacaatctgacagattccatcctgtatatctgaataaaagtttggttaggaattttgaaaattttgaaggcacagtgttgccatacttatactcaatttcatataaatgtgcatctaagcaagccatgaaaatctgattttctgttggtattaaagctaaagctagtgactttgactttcaaagttgcttgctctgcgcgaacccgatttcactaatttttcagtttttgtccattttaacattgctgatttcaaaagcaatgttacgtctttttactgattaaattaaagtaattcttatttgtttatttttcactttagtataattgcatgataattcgtaggatacgaaatacgtaaacatgtccataacaaccggggcataatacagggcgtaataagaataaccgggcgtaatgaattcataacgccctcatcaattcataattgcagatgccaatttttttttttaatgaacacgtagtgaaaaataaaatcttgtatgcaccacggcgtcaccccatcgaatgattacgcccatcgaacgatattcatctctcgggctaaagccctcgagttggattcatcgttctccgggcgtaatcatcgttgtaacgcaaCGCctttggtgcataaatagctaattttgtctttgtatttttaccaagtaaagatttattggacatgaccttcatatacaggtgtcccagaactcgcgcgtcagccgttaactgtgaattttaatatttaatccgacaaggattctacaacaaaaaacgtcaaaagcatattagttttgaaatgaaaacgattttaagaTAACCAATCACACACGCCTTCCTGAaggtaattttacaaaatgtatgCGTTTCCGAGGAAATGACTTTAGACGTTGCTGCTAAAAAACTGTGATGAATTGTTTggacaacttttattaaattctgtcagtttgacatttaacaGAAAACGGAAACAATATTACACGAAAAGCAAATTTTCAaagtaaatgttcaaattgtgcACCACCAACTTGCCTGCACAGTCTTGCTCGTCTAAGTAAATTGTTTCTAgtgttttgtaacatttctggTGTGACCAGTTACAAAATTCCAATCGAGGTGTATAATCTTCGGGTAATAGATGTTGAACTTTG from Tenebrio molitor chromosome 8, icTenMoli1.1, whole genome shotgun sequence harbors:
- the LOC138136855 gene encoding transmembrane protein 181 isoform X1 is translated as MAKLDGVGLGYSYHLPSGGWALKIRSVLSQFSDLFSEFDKYIAPAYHHDRCERSVYMRLYSMHKREFVMVFIAFFACFGLGLFIGVAGPPITSTTEVDGRSLLTKDNHSNSIATGPFLMKTPSLMTYSQQLWVIAKLSTENTDDESFDKSFLVSVTIEGVNQEHKPVTILDNKSTRNRTRHLTCENQKCDEFIVLHLGYLDYTHYIITVNFYGLEAFHRRYNINQLTFYFKTYNPAFTQIEIGFRFIFLSATFLVTCWFAYSLRKYAIHDWSIEQKWMSLLLPLLLGYNNPVFPMMFLVNSWIPGMIDAIAQASFLCALLLFWLCIYHGLRQNERRLLTFYFPKVFIVAMLWFPAIILATWQKYSELQDPTYNHSVDTANFYTLKAFFFIFGVVYLVYLILLILRAYTELRSMPFFGLRLKFLTLLMIVVIVITCVITVLRFGVGVLEDNFVAQLSTHYNSSAQFMSFYGLLNFYIYTMAYVYSPANKAVHDFAEFDITKDNPAFSMINDSDEDVIYGSDEESRRPLNRSRNDDDSD
- the LOC138136855 gene encoding transmembrane protein 181 isoform X3, with protein sequence MAKLDGVGLGYSYHLPSGGWALKIRSVLSQFSDLFSEFDKYIAPAYHHDRCERSVYMRLYSMHKREFVMVFIAFFACFGLGLFIGVAGPPITSTTEVDGRSLLTKDNHSNSIATGPFLMKTPSLMTYSQQLWVIAKLSTENTDDESFDKSFLVSVTIEGVNQEHKPVTILDNKSTRNRTRHLTCENQKCDEFIVLHLGYLDYTHYIITVNFYGLEAFHRRYNINQLTFYFKTYNPAFTQIEIGFRFIFLSATFLVTCWFAYSLRKYAIHDWSIEQKWMSLLLPLLLGYNNPVFPMMFLVNSWIPGMIDAIAQASFLCALLLFWLCIYHGLRQNERRLLTFYFPKVFIVAMLWFPAIILATWQKYSELQDPTYNHSVDTANFYVCD
- the LOC138136855 gene encoding transmembrane protein 181 isoform X2, yielding MAKLDGVGLGYSYHLPSGGWALKIRSVLSQFSDLFSEFDKYIAPAYHHDRCERSVYMRLYSMHKREFVMVFIAFFACFGLGLFIGVAGPPITSTTEVDGRSLLTKDNHSNSIATGPFLMKTPSLMTYSQQLWVIAKLSTENTDDESFDKSFLVSVTIEGVNQEHKPVTILDNKSTRNRTRHLTCENQKCDEFIVLHLGYLDYTHYIITVNFYGLEAFHRRYNINQLTFYFKTYNPAFTQIEIGFRFIFLSATFLVTCWFAYSLRKYAIHDWSIEQKWMSLLLPLLLGYNNPVFPMMFLVNSWIPGMIDAIAQASFLCALLLFWLCIYHGLRQNERRLLTFYFPKVFIVAMLWFPAIILATWQKYSELQDPTYNHSVDTANFYTLKAFFFIFGVVYLVYLILLILRAYTELRSMPFFGLRLKFLTLLMIVVIVITCVITVLRFGVGVLEDNFVAQLSTHYNSSAQFMSFYGLLNFYIYTMAYVYSPANKAVHEFDITKDNPAFSMINDSDEDVIYGSDEESRRPLNRSRNDDDSD